The DNA window TGTGATATCGATAGTCACTTATCATATTATTTCAGCTTGAAACAACTCGCTTTTGAAAAATAGTGCCTGCTAGGGTTTCTTTTTCAAACTTTTTTGTCAAAGAACAGTTTCATTTGGCACAGTCTGTGAGCGCGTCCGGGGAGTTCACCGTCATGCGCCCGCAAAAGGAGTTCTCGCAACTCGGTGACCAGTGGCGTTCGCGGGTTGGTCACCGTGCACCGGTCGGCAAAGGCAGTCTCAGAAAGATGCACAAGATGGGCGTTCAGCTCCTCACTCGCGATATCCATGTCTTTCAGCGTCGACGGAACGTCGAGCATTGACAGTAGATCGCAGACCGCCGCCACCGACAGCAACGATGGTGTCGGGGTGAAAGCTGGCCATGTCTTCTGCGCCGCGTGAGACCACGCCAGGTTCGGGGTCGGCCTCGATTCCCTGGAAGACTCGAGTCGCGATGCCGGCACTTTTGAGGAAGCTTAACGCTCGCGCGATGATCCCGGAGTGAACGGCCGAATTGGCCGCGACGACGAATGCCCGTTTTCCCGGAAGTCGTGCAAGAAATCTCAGTGAACCTGGTTCGAAATAGATTTCGGGGGGCATCTTGAACCAGCGCAGCCTCAGCTTCCGCCTGGCCACTCGCTTGACGTTGATGAGATCGCGCGCACTGACGTTTGGCTGCGGCACGATGGGAGGCAACCCGACCACAGCAAACGTCAGTGAGGGAACATAGGTGTTGTACAGATCGCCGGGACCGCCATGGCTCGAAGACGAGTTGGCCAACAGGCGGGTGGTGCGGACACGGTTGCTGAACACGCGAATGGCGTTGGCATCTTCGCTGTGAATGACGGCCGTGTGCCCCAGTTCACCGTGAGCAATGATCTGCTCGCAGCGTTCGATCGCCTCTTGCTGATTTCGGGCGAGATAAAGTGAGAGAATCGGGCTCAGCTTCTTTCCCGAGAGCGGATATGCGGGGCCAACACCGTCGAGTGGTGCGATCAGGATCTTCGTTTCCTTCGGTACCGAGAGTCCGGCCATCTCGGCGATCTTCTCGGCAGGCTGCCCGATAATGTCAGGGTTGATCGCCTTCGTTCTACCAATGGCGACGGCTGACAGTTTCTGTACCTCGTCCGGGTTGAGAAAGTAGCACCCCATGCTGCGCAGCAGGCTGACCACCTCGTCGCTGATTGCACGATCGACCACCAGGGATTGCTCCGAGGAGCAGATCATCCCGTTATCGAAGGTCTTGCTCAAGACTAGGTCGGTGACTGTCCGCCGCAGATCGGCTGTCTTATCAATGTAGCAGGGGGTATTTCCGGGACCGACACCGATGGCTGGCTTGTCGCTGCTGTAGGCGGCGTTGACGAGCGATGCCCCGCCGGTTGCGAGAATCATGGCGACTTTAGGATGGGTCAGAAGCGCGGTGATCGCCTTGCGGGATGGCGTTTCGATCCACTGGATGCAGTGCGCGGGCGCACCTTCGCGGACGGCTGCGTTGCGCACGATTTCGGCCGCGTGCTGACTACAGTTGTGCGCGCAGCGATGAAAGGCGAAAATGATCGGGTTGCAGGACTTCACAGCGATGATGCTCTTGAACAATGTTGTTGAAGTAGGATTGGTCACTGGTGTGATGGCCGCTATTACCCCGACTGGCTCGACGACCTCGAAGTAATCGTCTTCGGTGCTGTCGCGAATGATGCCGACGGTCTTTTCGTGCTTTATCATATTATAAACGTTTTCGGTCGCATACAGGTTCTTGAGCGCCTTGTCTTCGTAAATACCTCTGCCGGTTTCGTCCACCGCCATTCGCGGCAACTTGAGGTGTTTGTCGATCTAGAATTGGGACGATGTCATCTGCTTTGGAGAGGGTTAACGGACTTATATCTACATAGGGATCGATTTCCGGAACAATCCTCAGATCGACATTACCAAGATATCGAACGGCATTGAGAGAAACCTGCACCTCAGTAAGTCTCCCATGAGAAATGATTGTGTTCGCATTATCCCAACTCCGATGTACAGGTGGGGCAGCGTGAGCGGAATTTAAACATGAAAGTAAAAGCAGTAGTAATGCTTCGCAATACTTTAGACAGAATAAATATTTTTTTCATAAACAATCACCTCGTTCTTTCCTTTACTTGCTTGAGTAAAATTAAGGTGCGTATTACACCCGGTCATGCATTCATAAATCATTACCTTCTTTTCCGCCACTAAGTAAGATCCATTCTAACTTTTTTATAGCTTGTAGAGGTGCTGCATTGCAATGTGTCTCTACAAAAGACCAATTTTTTCCTTTGGTCGCTCAAGGTTTACCTTTATCGAAATGTTCCGAATGTCAGAATTTAGCAAAAAAAACACCAAAACACAGCAAAATGTAAATATTTTACTGAATTGTTTGCAATGCTTTGAATTTTAACGATGTATGAAAGCAGTAAAACTGCTATAAATTAGTGATAGATGCATTCAAGGGAGATGCAAAAGTGTGATGTGGTACATAAATGTGACGTCATATAAGTGTGTTTATGTCATACCTAACAAAACAAGCGGGAACGTGTAACGCAAGATGAGATGATAGGAAATTGTTTTTTTCATTATGAGGCAAAACTAAATAAAAAAGAAGAAGATTGTAAGTGTATTTACTCTTTTAGTTAAATTAAAGATCAGAAAAAAGAAAGAATGATATGAATTTATAGGAGAATGACAAGAGGTTGGGTAGTTTGCGGCAAATTACCTGATTTTTCACAAGAATTTGACGGGGAATGGACAGGCTATCCCTGTTTCCTGCAATATTAAAGGTATAAACCATATAGTTCAGTTTGTCATGATACAGGATTCATCATAACCTGGAAAACTATCTGCCTGTGCATCGCACGCAGACAGGTGGTGTGAGATTGCTCTTTTTTTGCGCAACCGCAAGATTTGTTTGAATACCAATCGTAATTACACATCATCTGAAATGTTTTTTCCGGGATGTGCTGCGTAATGGCTGCTATAAACTCTGCCTCTGTATAGAACTGAAAGTTTTTCTTGTTTTTTGCCGGATGTCATTTTAGAACGATACAGAACCGTACTTTTGCTCAAACCGTTCTTTGCTGAGAATCCTGAAAAACCCTTCCGGAAAATCTTTGACGCTTTGTTGACGGTGAAGGTGTCATGAAGTGTTCCCCATCAATAATTTCGTGCTTCTTATCATCTTCTGAAAAAAGGAGATAATCTTTGCAGGTGAATTATTTTCTGGAAATAAATGATTCGATGAAGAGGATGCAAAGGGTGAGAAAGAGGATGGGGCCCCAAAGGGTCTTTTTGGCTTCTCCCAGGAGTACGTCGCGACCTTCATCGATATGGGAGGTTGTTATCGTAAGGTTTGTACCACCCATGAGGGCTGTAATCTCTTTTTGATCTATTTTGTCCAGGTTGGATTCGGTAGCATCTACATTCACGGGAAATATTTGGGGTAATTGTGGATGTGGCTTCCCATTCACAGTAACAGCGTAAATCCCCGGGATATTGGTCTCGTTGTATAAAAAAGAATTTTCGTTATTAATGAATTGTGGTTGCAGGACGGTTTTTGTTCCTTCGGGATTGGTTATTTCTATGGTATTAATATCGTAGGGGCAAGGGAATTGCCAATCGTGTTTAACCAGGATTTCTTTTTGTATCTCTTCTGTTAAACTTCCCGATACATATCTACACAGTTGTTGCATGAGAGGGAGGAAAAAGGGCTTTACGGGGAGGTCCGTCCAATCTCTATCAATCGATGACGTAAAGAGCGCAGTCTTTCCTCGTTCGACTTGCCGTTCAATAAGGGCAGGGGTACCATCGGAAAAGGAAAGTATGGCCCTGCAATTTCCTAAGGGTGTTGGATCAACATAAAATATCCGATAAAATTTTACCAAAGACAATGTGTTCATTTGGGTTTCGGAAAGGATGTTTATAACCGGGTGTATTGGTTCAGTCGTCTTTAGATGAAGGGGTTGTTCTTCCGATAGTGGACTGTTACTGGAAAAAGTCCTCGTAGCGTGAAGTCGATGAGGCAGGAGGGCGCCGAACGAGTTATTGTAGTAATTGGCATCCACCTTATTGCCAAGGGTAAAAATTACCGATCCCCCCTCTTGTACGAACTTCTCAAGCTCATGGATCTTTTCAAACGGTAAGGTTTCGACGTTGCACAAAAAGATAATATTGAAATCGGTAAAGGTAAAGTTATTCACTTCGTGTATAGAACATATCACCGGTTTGATCGGGGATGCGTGTTCACGGCCAGGGTTTAATGCCTTTTCAAGATAAAATGTTTCACTTTCGTAAATAATTGTCCTGGGATCGCCGTCAATCAGCAGGGCATCTAATTTGTGCGACTTATTTATTGTGAAATATCGTTTATTGTCTACATTTAAATTGTCCCCAGAAATCTCAATCCAACCTACATGGTCTTTCCCTTTTTCTACGTTAAAGAAAAAATCCTTCGTTTCTGATGTGTTGGCTTCGATATTGAAAAATCCTTGAGTTGCTTTTTCCCCATCAATAAACACTTGTGCCAGGAGGTCTTTAGCACGGGTGGGTAAAAAATTGGATACGGTTACCTTGATATGGCCTTCTGCATTCTTTTCTAATATGTCAAGTTGTGTTTCAACTTGGGTAATGGCGATGTTTTTGAGTGTTTTACCTTCCGACATGTCCACGATGTGAATTCTGGACACGTATCTTCGTAATTTTTCTTGCGCGCTCTTGAACCAATTAGGATCCCAGCCGTTTCGTGTCATATCCGTAAGCAAAAATATTCTTTTCACAGGTGACTTTGCACTTGTTAAAATTTCGATTGCCGCATCAAGTGCAGGTGCAATCTGAGTGGTCGTAAAACTGGGTTGCACTTGCTCTACGAAGTTTAAAAGATGTTTTTTGTCATAGTCGAGTTCTGGCAGGACGTGTGATGCTATACTGGAACAGGTAATTATCGCGGCATCATCGTCTTTCGTTAGGGTATCTATGATCTTCTTTGCGGCAGTTTTTGCAGATACGAAAAATGACTCATGGCGGTCTGAATACTGCATACTGTAAGAGTCGTCTATGATAATGATGTTGCTTGTAGGGATGTTTTTTTCTGCAGCTCCACCGCCAAAGCCCTTTATAAAGGGCTTGGCAAGGGCCATGGCAAGGAAAACAAGCAGAGAAGCCCTGAGGATTAAAAGGATCAATTGACGAAGTTTGAATTTTACATAGATACGTTTGTTGGTTTCTAATATAAAATCAATGGCAGCAAATTTATGCGATATTGCCTTTTTCCTGTTTATGAGATGGATAATGATGGGGATGCTTGCGCCCAGGATACCCAGTAACAAAAGGGGATTAAGAAAGGAGATCATATTTATAAAAAATCAAAAACAAAGATAAAAAATTAAAAATACATGTCAAAATGAAAAATTACCCAGTCTTTTAAAGTAAGTATACTGAAAGCTAATGTGTTAGCAATTATTATTTTCCAGTTGTGAACTTATCTTTGAATTTTGATTTGTCATTTTGCATTTTGATTTTTTACTTTTGACTTTATATAAAATCGCTGAACTACTATTCAAAAGAAACAAAGGTTTTGGGCTGTTGATAATAGAGATTACTTCTCATCGACTCTCGGGGGGTGGGCGCTGGTACTTTCTCTTCTTGCGAGAAACTTGATTAATGCCTGATCCAGCGGAGTTGAAGTATCAATGAGCCAGTAAGCTATGTGGTTTTCAAAGCAGGATTGTTTGAATTGTTCGAGAAAGCGGTTGATCTCAGAAAGATATCTTTCTTTAATAGACTGAGGATCTGCCAGGACACGCCTTTCATCTTCCATAGATTCAAAAAACGTTATTGTTTCGAAAGGGAATGTCAACTCATATGGATCGAGTATATGGAACAAGATAATCTCATTTTTCTTGAACTGAAAATATTTCAACTGATGGAGTATTTTTTTTGTATTGTCAAAAAAATCAGATATGATAATGATTAAAGAACGGCGACCAATCTTTTCGACGAATTCGTTTAATATGGCACTGGCATTTGATTTACCGGCAGTCTTTAATTCTGTGAGTGCATTCAGCAGGACATGCAAGTGTGTGAGTCGAGACCTCGGCGGTATGTATTGCAGTACCTTGTCGCTAAAGCTGATCAGCCCGACTAGGTCGGATTGTTTTAATAATAAATAGGCCAAAGAAGCTGTAAGGGTTGCAGCGTATTCAAATTTGCTGATACCCGTTGATTTGTATCCCATTGATCCGCTACTGTCAATAAAAATATAACATTTGAGGTTCGTTTCTTCTTCAAACTGTTTGATATAATATTTGTCTGTCTTTGCCAGTACCTTCCAATCAATATGTTTTACCTCATTTCCCGGTGAGTATTCTTTGTGTTCGAGAAATTCGATACTGGAACCTT is part of the Candidatus Brocadia sp. genome and encodes:
- a CDS encoding aldehyde dehydrogenase family protein, coding for MAVDETGRGIYEDKALKNLYATENVYNMIKHEKTVGIIRDSTEDDYFEVVEPVGVIAAITPVTNPTSTTLFKSIIAVKSCNPIIFAFHRCAHNCSQHAAEIVRNAAVREGAPAHCIQWIETPSRKAITALLTHPKVAMILATGGASLVNAAYSSDKPAIGVGPGNTPCYIDKTADLRRTVTDLVLSKTFDNGMICSSEQSLVVDRAISDEVVSLLRSMGCYFLNPDEVQKLSAVAIGRTKAINPDIIGQPAEKIAEMAGLSVPKETKILIAPLDGVGPAYPLSGKKLSPILSLYLARNQQEAIERCEQIIAHGELGHTAVIHSEDANAIRVFSNRVRTTRLLANSSSSHGGPGDLYNTYVPSLTFAVVGLPPIVPQPNVSARDLINVKRVARRKLRLRWFKMPPEIYFEPGSLRFLARLPGKRAFVVAANSAVHSGIIARALSFLKSAGIATRVFQGIEADPEPGVVSRGAEDMASFHPDTIVAVGGGGLRSTVNARRSVDAERHGYRE
- a CDS encoding DUF58 domain-containing protein, coding for MPENPFDPVTLSKITNMELRAKLLVDGVLTGIHKSPYKGSSIEFLEHKEYSPGNEVKHIDWKVLAKTDKYYIKQFEEETNLKCYIFIDSSGSMGYKSTGISKFEYAATLTASLAYLLLKQSDLVGLISFSDKVLQYIPPRSRLTHLHVLLNALTELKTAGKSNASAILNEFVEKIGRRSLIIIISDFFDNTKKILHQLKYFQFKKNEIILFHILDPYELTFPFETITFFESMEDERRVLADPQSIKERYLSEINRFLEQFKQSCFENHIAYWLIDTSTPLDQALIKFLARRESTSAHPPRVDEK
- a CDS encoding VWA domain-containing protein; this translates as MISFLNPLLLLGILGASIPIIIHLINRKKAISHKFAAIDFILETNKRIYVKFKLRQLILLILRASLLVFLAMALAKPFIKGFGGGAAEKNIPTSNIIIIDDSYSMQYSDRHESFFVSAKTAAKKIIDTLTKDDDAAIITCSSIASHVLPELDYDKKHLLNFVEQVQPSFTTTQIAPALDAAIEILTSAKSPVKRIFLLTDMTRNGWDPNWFKSAQEKLRRYVSRIHIVDMSEGKTLKNIAITQVETQLDILEKNAEGHIKVTVSNFLPTRAKDLLAQVFIDGEKATQGFFNIEANTSETKDFFFNVEKGKDHVGWIEISGDNLNVDNKRYFTINKSHKLDALLIDGDPRTIIYESETFYLEKALNPGREHASPIKPVICSIHEVNNFTFTDFNIIFLCNVETLPFEKIHELEKFVQEGGSVIFTLGNKVDANYYNNSFGALLPHRLHATRTFSSNSPLSEEQPLHLKTTEPIHPVINILSETQMNTLSLVKFYRIFYVDPTPLGNCRAILSFSDGTPALIERQVERGKTALFTSSIDRDWTDLPVKPFFLPLMQQLCRYVSGSLTEEIQKEILVKHDWQFPCPYDINTIEITNPEGTKTVLQPQFINNENSFLYNETNIPGIYAVTVNGKPHPQLPQIFPVNVDATESNLDKIDQKEITALMGGTNLTITTSHIDEGRDVLLGEAKKTLWGPILFLTLCILFIESFISRK